A window from Microbacterium ginsengiterrae encodes these proteins:
- a CDS encoding cold-shock protein, with protein sequence MPTGKVRFYDDEKGFGFIASDDGQDVFLHASALPTGTVVKPGARVEFGVADGKRGLQALSVRVLEAPVSLSKAKRKPADDMAIIIEDLVKLLDGIGGDLRRGRYPSNSHGRKIAAVLRKVADDLDA encoded by the coding sequence ATGCCCACCGGCAAGGTCAGGTTCTACGACGACGAGAAGGGTTTCGGCTTCATCGCGAGCGATGACGGCCAGGACGTCTTCCTGCACGCCTCTGCCCTGCCCACAGGCACCGTGGTCAAGCCCGGTGCCAGGGTGGAGTTCGGCGTCGCCGACGGAAAGCGCGGACTTCAGGCGCTCTCCGTCCGCGTGCTCGAAGCGCCGGTCAGCCTCTCGAAGGCCAAGCGCAAGCCGGCCGACGACATGGCGATCATCATTGAAGATCTCGTGAAGCTCCTCGATGGCATCGGCGGCGATCTGCGCCGCGGTCGTTACCCCTCCAACAGCCATGGTCGCAAGATCGCGGCGGTTCTGCGCAAGGTCGCCGATGACCTCGACGCCTGA
- a CDS encoding APC family permease — protein MTTEHKDPSRLRRAITGPLLFAFILGDVLGAGIYALMGVLSAEVGGMLWAPLLVALLLALLTAGSYAELVTKYPRAGGASVFAERAFHSRIVSFLVGFSMMAAGVVSAAGLALAFAGEYLQTFFELPAIPVAMIFLVIVGALNARGIRESMGANLVMTAIELSGLVIVIVVVSVFVAGGGGDISRVTEVPEDTAVGFAVLGGAIIAYYSFVGFETSANIIEEVKEPSKVYPKALFASLITAGVVYVLVGLASSIALPAEELQESSGPLLAVVEATGVAIPSWLFSLIALIAVANGALLTMIMASRLAYGMAEQQLLPGALSRVLPRRKTPWVAILTTTLVAMLLTLVGDLATLAETVVLLLLFVFMSANVSVLVLRRDRVDHDHFRVWTFVPVLGIASCILLLTQQRPLVWLFGAILLAVGVALYLLAQWGRRHEKDSDAVSEPHAAEEDQPTR, from the coding sequence ATGACCACCGAACATAAGGATCCGTCTCGCCTGCGCCGCGCCATCACCGGGCCGCTGCTGTTCGCGTTCATCCTCGGCGACGTCCTCGGAGCCGGCATCTACGCGCTGATGGGCGTCCTGTCCGCCGAGGTCGGTGGGATGCTGTGGGCACCGCTGCTGGTGGCGCTGCTGCTCGCGCTCCTCACGGCCGGGTCCTACGCGGAACTCGTGACGAAGTATCCCCGCGCCGGTGGCGCATCGGTGTTCGCCGAGCGAGCGTTCCACAGCAGGATCGTGTCGTTCCTCGTCGGATTCAGCATGATGGCCGCGGGCGTCGTGAGTGCCGCCGGCCTCGCGCTGGCATTCGCGGGCGAGTACCTGCAGACGTTCTTCGAACTCCCCGCGATCCCCGTCGCAATGATCTTCCTCGTGATCGTCGGCGCACTCAACGCGCGCGGCATCCGTGAGTCGATGGGCGCCAACCTCGTCATGACCGCGATCGAGCTCAGCGGTCTGGTCATCGTGATCGTCGTGGTCAGTGTCTTCGTGGCCGGGGGAGGGGGCGACATCTCGCGCGTCACCGAGGTCCCTGAGGACACGGCTGTCGGGTTCGCCGTGCTCGGCGGTGCGATCATCGCGTACTACTCGTTCGTGGGTTTCGAGACTTCGGCGAACATCATCGAGGAGGTCAAGGAGCCGTCGAAGGTGTATCCGAAGGCGCTGTTCGCCTCGTTGATCACCGCCGGAGTCGTGTACGTGCTGGTGGGTCTCGCCAGCTCCATCGCTCTCCCCGCGGAGGAGTTGCAGGAGTCGAGCGGGCCACTGCTGGCCGTCGTCGAGGCGACGGGTGTCGCGATCCCTTCCTGGCTGTTCAGCCTGATCGCCCTCATCGCCGTGGCGAACGGCGCCCTGCTCACGATGATCATGGCGAGCCGTCTCGCCTACGGCATGGCGGAGCAGCAGCTGCTCCCCGGCGCGCTGTCGCGGGTGCTCCCTCGGCGGAAGACCCCATGGGTCGCGATCCTCACGACGACGCTCGTGGCGATGCTGCTCACGCTCGTCGGAGACCTCGCCACACTCGCTGAGACCGTCGTGCTCCTGCTGCTGTTCGTCTTCATGAGCGCGAACGTCTCCGTCCTCGTGCTGCGTCGTGACCGCGTGGACCACGATCACTTCCGCGTGTGGACGTTCGTGCCCGTCCTCGGGATCGCCTCCTGCATCCTGCTGCTCACGCAGCAGCGGCCGCTGGTCTGGCTGTTCGGAGCCATCCTGCTCGCCGTCGGCGTGGCCCTCTACCTGCTCGCGCAGTGGGGCCGTCGCCACGAGAAGGATTCGGATGCCGTGAGCGAGCCTCATGCGGCGGAAGAGGACCAGCCGACCCGTTGA
- a CDS encoding HNH endonuclease has protein sequence MRTLVLNAGYEPLAVVSFKRALVLVMNDKATVIERVEGDPVWAASGAYDRPAVIVLSRYVRVPMSRLVPVTRRGVLRRDDHRCGYCGNAASTIDHVLPRSRGGAGSWENLVACCLRCNNIKGDRTPQEMNWRLRITPQPPRGGRWTVRGTERSDPSWEPYLALAA, from the coding sequence ATGCGCACACTGGTCCTGAACGCCGGGTACGAACCCCTCGCGGTGGTGTCCTTCAAACGAGCACTGGTGCTCGTGATGAACGACAAGGCCACGGTCATCGAGCGTGTGGAGGGCGATCCGGTCTGGGCCGCCTCCGGCGCCTACGATCGCCCGGCCGTCATCGTCCTGTCGAGATACGTCCGCGTGCCGATGAGCAGACTCGTCCCCGTCACCAGACGCGGCGTACTGCGCCGTGACGATCACCGATGCGGCTACTGCGGGAACGCGGCATCCACGATCGATCACGTGCTTCCACGCTCACGCGGGGGAGCGGGGTCATGGGAGAACCTCGTGGCCTGCTGCCTTCGGTGCAACAACATCAAGGGCGACCGCACCCCGCAGGAGATGAACTGGCGACTGCGCATCACGCCGCAACCGCCCAGGGGCGGTCGATGGACGGTGCGCGGCACCGAGCGCAGTGATCCGAGTTGGGAGCCGTACCTCGCGCTCGCGGCATGA
- a CDS encoding metal-dependent transcriptional regulator: MTDLIDTTEMYLRTILELEEENIVPLRARISERLGHSGPTVSQTVGRMERDGLVVVSEDRRLELTDAGRRKAVDVMRKHRLAERLLSDVIGLDWAFVHEEACRWEHVMSEQVERRLVELLGHPTESPYGNPIPGLDQLGDTPARTFDEGVIGLVQKLNAAGEPIDGTVRRLAEPAQVDPELLQQLREAGVVPGARGNYRYSEGYVLIEMDGSEEGLELPVELASHIFLVGEPA; the protein is encoded by the coding sequence ATGACGGACTTGATCGACACGACGGAGATGTATCTCCGCACCATCCTCGAACTCGAAGAGGAGAACATCGTTCCGCTGCGCGCGCGTATCTCCGAGCGCCTCGGGCACTCCGGCCCCACCGTTTCGCAGACCGTCGGCCGCATGGAGCGCGACGGCCTCGTCGTCGTGTCGGAGGACCGCCGGCTCGAGCTGACCGACGCGGGCCGCCGCAAGGCTGTCGACGTCATGCGCAAGCACCGTCTCGCCGAGCGACTGCTCTCCGACGTCATCGGGCTCGACTGGGCGTTCGTCCACGAAGAGGCCTGCCGCTGGGAGCACGTCATGAGCGAGCAGGTCGAGCGCCGTCTTGTCGAACTGCTCGGCCATCCCACCGAGTCCCCGTACGGCAACCCCATTCCCGGGCTCGACCAGCTCGGCGACACCCCCGCCAGGACGTTCGACGAGGGGGTCATCGGCCTCGTTCAGAAGCTCAACGCCGCCGGCGAGCCGATCGATGGGACGGTCCGCCGCCTCGCCGAGCCGGCGCAGGTCGATCCGGAGCTCCTGCAGCAGTTGCGCGAGGCCGGGGTCGTCCCCGGAGCGCGCGGCAACTACCGCTACAGCGAGGGCTACGTCCTCATCGAGATGGACGGCAGTGAAGAGGGGCTCGAGCTCCCGGTCGAGCTCGCCTCGCACATCTTCCTCGTCGGTGAGCCCGCCTGA
- a CDS encoding helicase-associated domain-containing protein, producing the protein MSTHARPLAVWLAAASDAQLAALFAARSVRADVAWTDFFDAAEALLDPASIERVLPRLTLAEATALRRAVDGGDAGTETDALVALALLRPDGTPAPPVAETVGDRTVPAPSTADAQPAATEQQAARAAERAFTSVAAIADIVLLAADSPLTLLANGALGAGERRRISETGTAPGIIDDLAAIATDAGLLQATDRRLRVTDVGTAWLRLSASARWTALAEAFRDALPRGIRTDAGGWLPTPRWPRQHPWDPNWAQRSAALTARAELLGLITQNGAEPEWAVPLRQGAPADATALTRMLPAEVDRIFLQNDLTAIAPGTLEPALDVRLRSIADRESAAQASSYRFTADSIAHALTTGETASSILDFLGEISLTGIPQPLEYLVMQTSQRHGLVRVFTDPGSGRTRVTSTDGTLLDAMGVDQSLRPLALARDADGLTSRVGRDSVFWTLTDARYPAMIVGPDGAPLVVDRNPAPPPAPETATDHRALIARLRAQQGPDADAAWLDRELEAAVRARAVLLVEIAMPDGSIRELQLEASGMGGGRLRGRDRSADVERTLPVKSIRSARVIDPSTA; encoded by the coding sequence ATGAGCACGCATGCCCGCCCGCTCGCCGTGTGGCTGGCTGCTGCCTCGGACGCGCAGCTCGCCGCACTCTTCGCCGCGCGCAGCGTGCGTGCCGACGTCGCGTGGACCGACTTCTTCGACGCCGCCGAAGCACTGCTGGATCCGGCCTCCATCGAACGGGTCCTGCCGCGGCTGACACTCGCCGAGGCGACGGCGCTGCGCCGCGCCGTCGACGGCGGGGATGCGGGCACTGAGACCGATGCGCTGGTGGCTCTCGCTCTGCTGCGCCCGGACGGCACCCCGGCGCCACCGGTGGCGGAGACCGTCGGCGACCGCACCGTACCGGCGCCGTCCACCGCCGATGCGCAGCCCGCCGCGACGGAGCAGCAGGCTGCCCGTGCGGCGGAGCGGGCGTTCACCAGTGTCGCGGCGATCGCGGACATCGTGCTCCTCGCGGCCGACTCACCCCTGACCCTGCTCGCGAACGGCGCGCTGGGCGCCGGAGAGCGCCGGCGGATCTCCGAGACCGGCACGGCACCCGGGATCATCGACGACCTCGCCGCGATCGCCACCGACGCCGGCCTGCTTCAGGCGACCGATCGGCGCCTGCGCGTGACGGATGTCGGCACCGCCTGGCTGCGGCTGTCCGCCTCCGCACGCTGGACCGCACTTGCCGAGGCGTTCCGAGACGCCCTGCCCCGCGGCATCCGGACGGACGCCGGCGGTTGGCTTCCGACGCCGCGGTGGCCGCGCCAGCACCCGTGGGACCCGAACTGGGCGCAGCGCAGTGCGGCGCTGACCGCACGAGCCGAGCTGCTCGGGCTCATCACGCAGAACGGCGCTGAACCGGAGTGGGCCGTGCCGCTGCGGCAGGGCGCGCCGGCGGACGCGACGGCGTTGACGCGCATGCTCCCCGCCGAGGTCGACCGCATCTTCCTGCAGAACGACCTCACCGCGATCGCCCCCGGCACGCTCGAACCGGCCCTTGATGTGCGACTGCGCAGCATCGCCGACCGCGAGTCGGCGGCACAGGCGTCGTCGTACCGCTTCACCGCCGATTCCATCGCACACGCCCTCACGACCGGCGAGACGGCATCCTCCATCCTCGACTTCCTCGGCGAGATCTCCTTGACCGGCATCCCGCAGCCGCTCGAGTACCTGGTGATGCAGACATCGCAGCGGCACGGACTCGTCCGCGTGTTCACGGACCCAGGCTCAGGGCGCACCAGGGTGACGAGCACCGACGGCACCCTGCTCGACGCCATGGGCGTGGATCAGTCCCTTCGTCCGCTCGCGCTCGCGCGCGACGCCGACGGCCTCACCTCCCGGGTCGGACGCGACAGCGTGTTCTGGACTCTGACCGATGCCCGCTACCCGGCGATGATCGTGGGTCCGGACGGCGCCCCGCTCGTCGTCGATCGCAATCCGGCTCCGCCGCCGGCACCGGAAACCGCGACGGATCATCGCGCGCTGATCGCTCGTCTGCGCGCGCAGCAGGGCCCGGATGCGGATGCCGCCTGGCTCGACCGCGAGCTCGAGGCGGCAGTACGTGCCAGGGCTGTGCTGCTCGTCGAGATCGCCATGCCGGACGGTTCGATCCGCGAGCTGCAGCTCGAGGCGAGCGGCATGGGCGGCGGCCGACTGCGCGGGCGCGACCGATCCGCGGACGTCGAGCGGACGCTCCCGGTCAAGAGCATCCGATCCGCACGCGTGATCGACCCGTCGACCGCCTGA
- a CDS encoding alcohol dehydrogenase catalytic domain-containing protein: MRALTWQGKRDVQVTEVPDPVIQKPTDAIIRITSSAICGSDLHLYELLGPFLDRGDILGHEPMGVVVEVGAAVTNLSVGDRVVIPFNIACGECFMCRRGLQSQCETTQVREYGSGAALFGYTKLYGQVPGGQAEYLRVPLADYNHVRVGSELPDDRYLYLSDILPTAWQGVEYANVPEGGTLAVLGLGPVGQFATRIGAQRGLRVLAVDPVPERRAMAERHGVETFDLSDTIVDELRDQTEGRGADSVVDAVGMEAHGAPGVKFAQHAVGLLPDAVARVALDKAGLDRLTALHAAIDIVRRGGTVSLSGVYAGDADIMPMKTMFDKQMNLRMGQCNVKRWMEDLVPLVEDPADPLGVMDLATHHAPLEDAPALYSTFQRKEDGCIKVVLNP; encoded by the coding sequence ATGAGAGCACTCACCTGGCAGGGAAAACGCGATGTACAGGTCACCGAAGTCCCCGATCCGGTGATCCAGAAACCGACGGATGCGATCATCCGCATCACCTCGTCCGCGATCTGCGGATCGGACCTCCACCTCTACGAGCTTCTCGGACCGTTCCTCGACCGCGGCGACATCCTCGGGCATGAACCGATGGGCGTCGTTGTCGAGGTCGGGGCGGCAGTGACGAATCTCTCCGTCGGAGATCGGGTGGTCATCCCGTTCAACATCGCCTGCGGCGAGTGCTTCATGTGTCGCCGCGGGCTCCAGTCGCAGTGCGAGACGACCCAGGTGCGCGAGTACGGCAGCGGCGCCGCCCTGTTCGGATACACCAAGCTCTACGGGCAGGTGCCTGGCGGGCAGGCCGAGTACCTCCGTGTGCCGCTCGCGGACTACAACCATGTGCGCGTCGGCTCCGAGCTTCCGGACGATCGCTACCTGTATCTCAGCGACATCCTTCCGACCGCGTGGCAGGGAGTGGAGTACGCGAACGTGCCGGAGGGCGGGACCCTTGCGGTGCTCGGCCTCGGTCCGGTCGGCCAGTTCGCCACGCGGATCGGCGCGCAGCGCGGTCTTCGGGTTCTCGCTGTGGACCCGGTTCCCGAGCGACGGGCGATGGCCGAGCGCCACGGCGTCGAGACCTTCGACCTCTCGGACACGATCGTCGACGAGTTGCGCGACCAGACGGAAGGACGCGGAGCGGACTCCGTCGTCGACGCCGTCGGCATGGAGGCGCACGGCGCTCCGGGCGTGAAGTTCGCCCAGCACGCGGTCGGTCTGCTCCCGGATGCCGTGGCGCGCGTCGCCCTCGACAAAGCGGGCCTCGACCGTCTGACGGCCCTGCACGCCGCGATCGACATCGTGCGTCGCGGAGGGACCGTCTCCCTCAGCGGCGTCTACGCCGGCGACGCCGACATCATGCCGATGAAGACCATGTTCGACAAGCAGATGAACCTGCGCATGGGACAGTGCAACGTCAAGCGCTGGATGGAAGATCTCGTCCCCCTCGTCGAGGACCCCGCCGACCCGCTCGGCGTGATGGACCTCGCCACGCACCACGCCCCACTCGAGGACGCCCCCGCGCTGTACTCGACGTTCCAGCGCAAGGAGGACGGCTGCATCAAAGTCGTCCTGAACCCCTGA
- the serC gene encoding phosphoserine transaminase, with protein sequence MAIEIPRDLLPVDGRFGCGPSKVRPAQLEALVTAGASILGTSHRQAPVKNLVGSVREQLAALFRLPEGYEIVLGNGGSTAFWDAAAFGLIERRSQNLTFGEFGGKFAKAAGAPWLEAPDVRTAQPGSRVAAEVVDGVDVYAWPHNETSTGVAAPIERVAADGALTVIDATSAAGGIDFDVTQADVYYFAPQKNLGSDGGLWFAAMSPAAIERIERIAASDRYIPEFLSLKNAVDNSRLNQTLNTPALTTLHLLDSQLQWINGNGGLTWAASRTAESSQALYSWAEASSVATPFVTDPAHRSPVVVTIDFDENIDAAAIAKTLRANGIVDTEPYRKLGRNQLRIATFVSIEPDDVRQLIRSIDHVLENSAS encoded by the coding sequence ATGGCGATCGAGATTCCCCGTGACCTCCTGCCCGTCGACGGCCGCTTCGGCTGCGGTCCCTCGAAGGTGCGCCCCGCGCAACTGGAGGCCCTCGTGACCGCCGGCGCGAGCATCCTCGGCACCTCGCACCGCCAGGCTCCGGTGAAGAACCTCGTCGGCAGCGTGCGGGAGCAGCTCGCCGCGCTGTTCCGCCTTCCGGAGGGGTACGAGATCGTCCTCGGCAACGGCGGTTCGACCGCGTTCTGGGATGCCGCCGCATTCGGCCTCATCGAGCGCCGCAGCCAGAACCTCACGTTCGGCGAGTTCGGCGGCAAGTTCGCCAAGGCCGCCGGTGCTCCGTGGCTCGAGGCGCCCGACGTCCGCACCGCCCAGCCCGGATCCCGGGTCGCGGCCGAGGTGGTCGACGGTGTCGACGTCTACGCCTGGCCGCACAATGAGACCTCGACGGGTGTGGCCGCTCCGATCGAGCGGGTCGCCGCGGACGGCGCCCTCACCGTGATCGACGCGACCAGCGCCGCGGGCGGCATCGACTTCGACGTCACTCAGGCGGACGTCTACTACTTCGCGCCGCAGAAGAACCTCGGTTCGGACGGCGGCCTGTGGTTCGCGGCGATGTCGCCCGCCGCGATCGAGCGCATCGAGCGCATCGCGGCATCCGACCGCTACATCCCCGAGTTCCTCAGCCTGAAGAACGCCGTCGACAACTCGCGGCTGAACCAGACCCTCAACACGCCGGCCCTGACGACCCTGCACCTGCTGGACAGCCAGCTGCAGTGGATCAACGGCAACGGCGGCCTGACCTGGGCGGCCTCCCGAACGGCGGAGTCCTCGCAGGCGCTCTACTCGTGGGCGGAAGCGTCTTCCGTCGCGACGCCGTTCGTCACCGATCCGGCGCACCGCTCCCCCGTCGTCGTCACGATCGACTTCGACGAGAACATCGACGCCGCGGCGATCGCGAAGACCCTCCGAGCCAACGGGATCGTCGACACCGAGCCGTACCGCAAGCTCGGACGCAATCAGCTGCGCATCGCCACCTTCGTATCGATCGAGCCGGACGACGTGCGTCAGCTCATCCGCTCGATCGACCACGTGCTGGAGAACTCCGCCTCCTGA
- a CDS encoding multidrug ABC transporter ATPase has product MSTQNSGPETPVGRVDRILAFTALTLAALSVICFFAIIIGSATGMNHNDFAEGLWPVVAAIPMWGLPIAFFMIIALLVLSFVRKGRAAKRS; this is encoded by the coding sequence ATGAGCACGCAGAACTCCGGACCCGAGACTCCTGTCGGCCGAGTGGATCGCATCCTCGCATTCACGGCCCTGACACTCGCCGCGCTGTCCGTGATCTGCTTCTTCGCCATCATCATCGGCAGCGCCACCGGCATGAACCATAACGACTTCGCCGAGGGGCTGTGGCCCGTCGTCGCCGCCATCCCGATGTGGGGCCTGCCGATCGCGTTCTTCATGATCATCGCCCTGCTGGTGCTGAGCTTCGTGCGGAAGGGACGCGCAGCCAAGCGCTCCTGA
- a CDS encoding YhjD/YihY/BrkB family envelope integrity protein: protein MSDERTADAEHPDAERDDAPETPLEVEGRSWWYAARRSIRAFATDGCIDIAASLTFFSVLALVPAIMVAFSIVSLLGRGDETARIVVDVVRALVPDADASSVRDAVSQIAETRPSGIVLVIAVGLTVWSVARYVAALGRGMNTIFGVPEGRVLWRLKIAHVLVAIVVIICIALAVSVLVLTAGVAEAIGEALGWGETVLVVWRIVRWPLLAAVVIFLLAFLYYFAPNVRPEHFRWMSIGGAVALVVLVIASFGFWLYVSNIADYDRVYGALAGVIVFALWLWIANMALLVGAEFDAELERVRQLEAGIPAEKQLQVPLRDARRIVKAVRLDRKEEAEARRIRR, encoded by the coding sequence GTGAGCGATGAACGAACGGCCGATGCCGAACACCCCGATGCGGAACGTGACGATGCGCCCGAGACGCCCCTCGAGGTCGAGGGGCGGTCGTGGTGGTACGCCGCGCGCCGATCGATCAGGGCGTTCGCCACCGACGGGTGCATCGACATCGCCGCGAGCCTGACCTTCTTCAGCGTGCTCGCGCTCGTCCCGGCGATCATGGTTGCGTTCTCCATCGTGAGCCTGCTCGGTCGCGGTGATGAGACGGCACGCATCGTCGTGGACGTCGTGCGCGCCCTCGTGCCGGATGCGGATGCCTCTTCCGTCCGCGATGCCGTCTCCCAGATCGCTGAGACCCGCCCTTCGGGGATCGTGCTCGTCATCGCCGTCGGCCTGACGGTGTGGTCGGTGGCGCGCTACGTCGCAGCGCTCGGACGGGGGATGAACACGATCTTCGGAGTGCCAGAGGGGCGCGTCCTCTGGCGGTTGAAGATCGCGCACGTACTCGTCGCGATCGTCGTCATCATCTGCATCGCACTCGCCGTCTCCGTGCTCGTCCTCACCGCGGGCGTCGCGGAGGCGATCGGCGAAGCGCTCGGTTGGGGAGAGACGGTCCTCGTCGTCTGGCGCATCGTGCGCTGGCCGCTTCTGGCCGCGGTGGTCATCTTCCTGCTCGCGTTCCTCTACTACTTCGCCCCCAACGTGCGCCCGGAGCACTTCCGCTGGATGAGCATCGGCGGTGCCGTCGCGCTCGTCGTGCTCGTCATCGCCTCGTTCGGCTTCTGGCTGTACGTGTCGAACATCGCCGACTACGACCGGGTCTACGGCGCGCTCGCCGGGGTGATCGTGTTCGCGCTGTGGCTGTGGATCGCGAACATGGCTCTGCTCGTCGGCGCCGAGTTCGACGCGGAACTCGAGCGCGTCCGGCAGCTGGAGGCCGGCATCCCGGCGGAGAAGCAGCTACAGGTCCCGCTGCGTGATGCGCGTCGAATCGTGAAGGCCGTACGGCTGGATCGCAAGGAGGAGGCCGAGGCGCGTCGCATCCGGCGGTGA
- a CDS encoding DUF3027 domain-containing protein yields MTSTPDPDDRLIGAHDLALAALQEITPSSSIGPAAGYVVEDDGSVSLRFENRLPGYPGWYWTVTVARVDDAEPTVLEVELLPNEGALLAPEWVPWAERLAEYRAHQAELAEQAAAAEQGDEDELEGDDADDLDEDADDEDDVDEDEDPSEARVLHAGDLDGVDIDELDDSVVEDIADAADDDEDESEEDESEDESDEDSSEEE; encoded by the coding sequence ATGACCTCGACGCCTGATCCCGACGATCGCCTCATCGGCGCGCACGACCTCGCGCTCGCCGCTCTGCAGGAGATCACACCGTCCTCGTCGATCGGACCCGCTGCCGGGTATGTCGTCGAGGACGACGGATCCGTCTCGCTGCGGTTCGAGAACCGGCTGCCCGGCTACCCGGGGTGGTACTGGACGGTGACGGTGGCGCGCGTCGACGATGCGGAGCCGACCGTTCTCGAAGTGGAACTGTTGCCCAACGAGGGCGCACTCCTCGCACCCGAATGGGTGCCGTGGGCGGAGCGTCTGGCGGAGTACCGTGCGCACCAGGCCGAGCTCGCCGAACAGGCGGCGGCTGCCGAGCAGGGCGACGAGGACGAGCTCGAAGGCGACGACGCCGACGACCTCGATGAGGATGCCGATGACGAGGACGACGTCGACGAGGACGAGGACCCGTCCGAGGCGCGTGTGCTCCATGCGGGCGATCTCGACGGCGTGGACATCGACGAGCTGGACGACTCCGTCGTCGAAGACATCGCTGACGCCGCTGATGACGACGAGGACGAATCCGAAGAGGACGAGTCCGAAGACGAGTCTGATGAGGACAGCTCCGAAGAGGAGTGA
- a CDS encoding M23 family metallopeptidase: MRSIAIFGAVGALVAAVALPAYAASSTPVDATATLQQVAADDAQSLVVASQATSAPLDRSTYSATTPEEIEQKKAEEAAEAAAAAAAAAASSSAASAGVDMSGYAMTAPGSGEVRYPLPPGSYTEGRTVGGGHDGADMLAPAGTPIYAATSGVVRVSSESYYGYGVGVVIDGVVGGQSVSTVYGHMTNGTRQVSAGQTVQAGQLIGLVGSTGRSTANHLHFEVQIGGGLYEPYAWLAANAG, from the coding sequence ATGCGTTCGATCGCGATCTTCGGTGCTGTGGGAGCCCTGGTGGCCGCAGTCGCCCTTCCGGCCTACGCGGCATCCTCGACCCCGGTCGACGCCACCGCCACGTTGCAGCAGGTGGCCGCAGACGATGCGCAGTCACTCGTCGTGGCATCGCAGGCCACGTCTGCTCCGCTCGACCGCTCCACCTACTCCGCGACGACGCCGGAGGAGATCGAGCAGAAGAAGGCGGAAGAGGCGGCAGAGGCTGCCGCCGCAGCGGCCGCCGCGGCGGCGAGCAGCAGCGCGGCATCCGCCGGTGTGGACATGAGCGGCTACGCCATGACCGCACCCGGGTCCGGCGAGGTCCGCTATCCGCTTCCCCCCGGCTCGTACACCGAGGGCCGCACGGTCGGCGGCGGACACGACGGTGCCGACATGCTGGCTCCGGCCGGCACCCCGATCTACGCGGCGACCTCCGGTGTCGTGCGCGTCTCCAGCGAGAGCTACTACGGCTACGGCGTCGGCGTCGTCATCGACGGCGTAGTCGGCGGGCAGAGCGTGAGCACCGTCTACGGTCACATGACCAACGGAACCCGGCAGGTCTCCGCCGGTCAGACCGTCCAGGCCGGCCAGCTCATCGGGCTCGTCGGGAGCACCGGCCGCTCCACGGCCAACCACCTGCACTTCGAGGTGCAGATCGGCGGCGGTCTCTACGAGCCGTACGCCTGGCTCGCCGCGAACGCCGGCTGA